AATGTGGATAGTTACATGGTTGTCGAAATTTAATTCTGTAAAAGAGAAATGTTTTTTATATCATGCAAAGATCAATGCCGGGTGTGCATATAGGATAGTTACAGAGTTCTTCCTCGATTTTCATTCAGCTAAGATTGGCTGTGTGTAATTTGTTCTAATAGCAATTCAATCTTGATCCGTATTGTGCTACTTTTCATACAGAGCTTTTTCGCTATTTTTATTTAAACTGGAACTTGATGTGAACAAGGGTGTGTGTTGAAATGCATGTAACCAACTCATGTATGTTAACTTGAGGTTCTGCGTATACTTGCCTATCTCTATGCAGAAGCTTACGACCCTCTTGATCCAACTGGGAACATCACAATCAAATGGGATATCACTCAGTGGACTGCAGATGGCTATATTGTAAGTTACCCCAACTTCTAATATAGTAATTCAGAGTTCTGATTGAAGTTCATGCAGAAGTCGGACGCAAGTACTCCCTTTTGTAAAACTCTTCTTTGTAGTTCGACATTGCATCCTATAATACTTCAGTTCCAATGTATGCAATTTCTTTTTTCCTAATTGCATTTGACACAATGCAGAACAGATTCGCTGCACCTATTGAGAAGGGAATTTTATTGACTCTAATCGCGGCATTAAGAACCCTTACATAATTGTGAAACATACAACCTCCACCATGTATTATTCTGCTGTTGATGTTCTGTATTCACAGGCTGTTGTTTCCATAAACAATTACCAGAAGTACCGTCATATCCAAGCACCTGGGTGGCATCTTGGGTGGGCTTGGACAAAGAAGGAGGTCATCTGGGGAATGATGGGTGCACAGACCATAGAGCAAGGGGATTGCTCTCAATTTAAAGGCAATATACCACACTGCTGCAGGAGAGACCCAACAACAGTTGACTTGCTTCCTGGTGCGCCTAACGGCATGCAGGTTGGAAATTGTTGCAAAGGAGGAGTTCTTAGTTCATGGGTGCAAGATCCAGTCAATGCAGTGGCATCGTTTCAGATCACTGTTGGCCGATCCGGAACGAGCAACAGGACAGTGAAAGCACCGAAAAACTTCACCCTCAAGGCCCCAGGTCCAGGGTATACCTGTGGAGCAGCCCAGAAAGTAAAACCTCCCACTAAGTTCATTTCGCCTGATGGAAGGAGAACAACTCAAGCGCACGGTATGTCGTTTCCGAATCCTCTTTTCTGTTTAGTTGCTATTACGACAGAATCAAATTTCTTGGGCTTACCACAGGTCAACAGTGACCTAGCATATGTTGATCACTGACTAAAGAAAATGTTCTCTTCTTTCAGTGACTTGGGATGTGATATGCACATATTCACAGTTTGTTGCTCAAAGAGGTCCTGCTTGTTGCGTTGCACTATCATCGTTTTACAATGAAACGATAGTTGACTGCCCAAAATGTTCATGTGGCTGCCAAAATAACATAACCAACCCTGGGAGCTGCGTCGAGTAAGTACTATCTCTTCAGGAGGCAGATACTTTTTGCACTCTCTGAAACTATTTCTAAATGTGTTTGCTACTTCGATAGGGTTAATTCGCCTTACTTGGCTTCAGTGGTGAATGGACCTGGCAAGGGCAGCTCGACCCCCTTAGTACGATGCTCGCCCCATATGTGCCCAATCAAGGTGCACTGGCATGTTAAGGCCAACTACAGGGACTACTGGAGGGTGAAGATCACCATTTCAAACTGGAACTACCGGACGAACTACTCGCAGTGGAACTTGGTTGTTCAACACCCGAATTTCGACAATGTCACGACAATCTTCAGCTTCAACTACAAAGCATTGAACCCCTATGGAGTGATAAGTGAGTACTACTACTTTATCCATACACTTGGCAACtaaaatgtgtagcaagtactaAGCTATTAACCGGCGTTTCGATGCAGATGATACCGCGATGCTGTGGGGTCTCAAGTACTACAATGACCTGCTCATGGTGGCTGGGCCAAATGGCAACGTGCAATCCGAGCTTCTGTTCAGGAAGGACCCGTCGACCTTCACTTTCGAGAAGGGCTGGGGTTTCCCGAGACGCATATACTTCAATGGTGAGAGCTGCGTGATGCCTCAACCAGATTTGTACCCATGGCTGCCGAGCTCCTCCCCGAGACTGACGAAGACGGCGTTTCTGGCCCTGGCCATCGTCGCTTGCGCGATGGTGGCGTTCTTGTATAATCATCTAGTGTTAGATAAATACTGCGGGAAGTCATGACCCATTGGCCATTGAGCGCTGACGTCTTGAGTTTGTTGCAAGTTTAGGTAGAGAGAGAGATGTTGCATCAAAAGCTGACTGGGGGTGTGTTGTCCTGACCCATTGGCCATTGAGCACTGACGTCTTGTGTTTCTTGCAAGTTTGAATCCATTCAGATTTCGGGTTCTTGCAAGTTTAAGTTTGTTCATGTTTAAGTTGCCTTATTCTCAGATTTAGGTTCTCACGGTGTCCCATAAACGGTGCTCCCCCCATCCCTCCCCTTGGGTTGCCCGGCGGGGTTCCTCTCCCTAATAGGCTATGACACGCAGGCGGAGAGGGGAAGTGGCCTTATAGCTGGCCGAACGAGCCTTTTTTCCGGGCCGGCCCATGAGCACGCATGCTCGGCAATAAAGGGCTTGGCCCGGTACATGACTAAGCGGGCCGTGTGTGGCCCATGGCATGACGGCGCAGACGTGAGGCCCGTCGGCTGGCACGGCATGGCCCGTTTATTTTCTGACTTTTTTTTTATCAAGTTATTGGCGCAAAAACAGTCCAAACGGCAAAAAAGCACACGGGCGGATTGGCATATGTGTCGTGCCAGGCCGGCCTGTTTACCATGTGTCGCGTGCTCGTCGGCTGAGGTGAGGCATGTGTGTCGTGCCGACACAGCTCACTTATAAATAGGCCGCCACAAGCCATGCCCGGCCCGAGATGGACCGTTGCCCACCTATGAGTGGCCACCAGTGGGAGATTTCTCATATTTAAGCGGTGTCTCTCCCGGTTTCCCCTCGCGTTAGGGTTTGGCTCTCCTCTCGGCGGCGGCAACTGGCTCCCCGTAGAGATCTGATCTCCCCTACCCCTCCCCTCGTCGCCGGTGACTGCTGGGTCTCGGAGCTTGGCCGGAACCCGGAGCGGGGATTGGTTTTGGGACCATACCGCCCGCGGAAGAAACAACCTCGGGCTAGAGAATCCATGGCGACTGCAGCGACGAGTTCGGGATCGGCCTCATCCGATCTTGAAGCGATGATGGCTGAACTCGGTCTGACAGAAGATGATCTGCAGGATGTGGTGATTGAAGATACAGAACTCACAGATGAGGTGACTCGATGGATGGCGATTGCTAGGGTGCATACGGACAAACCCTACAGCCAATACTGGTTTTACAAGACCATGAGGGTTGCATGGGACCTGGCCAAGGAAGTGAAGATCCGGCCGCTTGAGGACAACCTGTACACGCTGCAGTTCTCGTGCCTAGGAGACTGGGAACGTGTGATGGAAGAGGGTCCATGGAATTTCAAAGGAAAGGCTGTAGTGCTGGCACCTTATGATGGTTTTACAAAACCCTCATTGATAGAACTCAAGAAGATTGAAATCTGGGTTCAGATCCATGACCTACCCGATGGTTTTTTTTCCAAAATCAAAGCTCTGTCGGCAACCATAGGAGATTTTATCTTCGCAGAACCAAAGTCTCAGGATTTCGAAGGCAACTTTGCTCGTGTCCGTGTGAGAATCGACGTGACAAAGCCACTCAAGAACGCTGTCTCGCTGGTggtgaagaagaaagatggaatCCACAGAGAGATCTTTAGGGTGAAATACGAGAGACTGCCTGATTGGTGCTCGGTATGTGGAAACCTAGGGCACCTTTTTAAGGAATGTGGGGATGGTGTACACCCTCCGTCAGCTATGGTGTTCAAGGATTTGAGAGCAACTTGGTTCAGAGGCCCAGGCAGGGGGGCAGGAGAAGGAAGCGGCAACAGAGGAGGAAGAGGCAGGGGCCGGTCGGGAAGAGGCCGTGGCCGAGGAGCTTCCCAGAAAAACCCCTTTGATGTGGCAGCTCAGGAAGAATCAGAGTATGATGTGACCATGGAGGACGGAGAAAGAAACAGGAAGAGGGGCGTGGCTATTATTGCCGACCCGACTGCATCTCGGATCAATCCATCTTCTTCTATGAAGTCAAACTTACCCCTACTGCTGCCACCATCACGGCCTCCAACAAGCCCCCCACCGAAACAAGAATCCAAAAGGAACAAGCCGAGTCCGTCGGTCCTTGAAATAGTCCAGGCAAAGAATACAGAAGCAAACAAAACTATTGATGCGCGTTTGGTGGGCTCCCATGGAGGGGCTCGCCTGGCGCAATGAGTCTCCTGTGCTGGAACTGCCGCGGGGCTGGCAAACCCGCGACAGTTCGCGAGCTTCGTGACCTCACGAGGCAACTTGCCCCCTCTGTTGTATGCATTGTTGAAACTCAGATAGAGGGCTCTCGAGTAGAGAATATGGTAGGATCTTTAAATTTCAATAAAAGTTTTGCTGTAAGTAGCTCCGGTAGAAGTGGAGGCTTAGGGATCTTTTGGAATGAGGAAATAAAGCTTGAAGTTATTGGTTACTCTGAGTACCATATAGATGTGACTATTGATGAGCTTGTTGATACTAAGGTAAGGGTCACTTTGGTGTATGGAGAAGCACAAGCAAATGAACGCCACAAGACGTGGGATATGATGAGAGGGATAGTTGGTTCAAGCAATCTGCCGTGGGTCGTCATGGGAGATTTTAATGAGGTATTATATGCTCATGAACATGATGGTGTGGGGAACCGTAGCCAAGCACAAATGGACGCATTCAGGGATGCGCTGGACATGTGTGGTTTGACGATATTGGTTTCATTGGGAGAAATTGGACTTTTGAGAAAAAGGTTACAGGAGGAACCTATACTAAGGTGCGTTTAGACAGAAGTGTGGCCAATACAGCCTGGTGTTTGGCTTTCCCGGATGCAATAACAGAGCACAAGGAAGTGGCCTCATCAGATCACGTACCAATTTTCCTCAAGCTCAaggacatgcatgcatgcaagcgGGCCCCACGAAGGTTTAAATATGAGATTTGCTGGGAACGGGATCCAGAGCTAGCAGGTGTAGTGGGGCAAGGCTGGACACGGAACTCCAGTGATTCGGTAGTGGAGATGCGCGACAAAATGACCAACCTGGCAGGCGATCTATCACATTGGGATCGCGTCCATTTTGGcaatgtcagacagcagattcgCCAGCTGCAAGGACAACTACAGGAGATGCGCAATTCCCGAGGAAGATCCGGTCCAGCATTGGCAGAATTAAAAATTGTTGATCACCTGGTGGAGTTATATCACCGCGAGGAAATTCTTTGGAGGCAGAGGGCGAGGATTGAATGGCTAATGCATGGTGACAAAAACACTTACTTTTCCACCTACGCGCGAGCCGCCGCAGAAggaaaaatcaaataaaatctcTCCAACGGCATGATGGGCAAGTGACAGAGGATAGAGCAAAGATGGAGATAATGGCTACTGATTTTTATAAAGAGCTGTATACATCCCAGGGGGTCAATGAGATGGAACGGGTTCTTGAGACCGTTCCTAGAAAGGTGACCACGGCGATGAACGAAATTTTGAACGCCCCATACAGCGCTAGGGAGGTCAAAACAGCTCTTTTTCAAATGTTTCCGACCAAGGCACCCGGTCCAGATGGGTTCCCGGCACATTTCTTTCAGCGGCATTGGGATGTATGTGGCGAGGAAGTTACCAATGTGGTCTTGAAAATAGTGGAAGGGAAGGAGTCTGCCGAGTGTATTAATGAGACCGTTCTAGTGCTGATTCCTAAGGTAAAAAACCCCACCCTTTTGTCCCAATTTTGTCCAATAAGTCTATGCAATGTACTCTACAAAATTGCATCGAAGGTTATTTCCAATCGCCTCAAGCTGGTTTTACCTGACATTATCTCTGAGGAACAATCAGCATTTGTGCCTGGCAGAATGATGTCTCCATTTTATGAAGCGGAATAGGACGAAGGAAAACCAGTCATGTGCTCTTAAGCTCGATATGATGAAGGCCTATGACAGAGTTGAATGGCCCTACCTGAAAGCAATGATGTTAAAGTTGGGCTTTACAGAAAACTGGGTAAGCATTGTCATGAGTTTGGTCACCACAGTTAATTTCTCCGTTATGTTTAATGGTCAGAAACTGGACATGTTCAAACCATCACGAGGAATCAGACAGGGGACCCAATATCCccgtacttgttcttgatagcaGCAGAGGGCCTGTCGTGCCTTTTAAAATCGAGAAGTGAGTCATCCAATTTGGAGGGGGTGAAGGTGGCACCGATGGCACCACCGGTAAACCATCTCTTATTCGCTGATGACAGCCTGCTGTTTTTCAAGGCAAATAGTATGGGAGCTACTGAGGTCAACCAGGTACTGGATATCTACTGCCAAGCTACTGGCCAGAGAATCAACCATGCCAAGTCATCTATTTTTTTCAGCAAGGGGGTGCCAGAAAGTATACGTGAAGAAGTCAAGGAACTTCTGAATGTACCCATTGAAACAATAAATGAAAAGTACCTTGGTATGCCATCGGATATAGGAAGTAATAAAAATGGTGCGTTCAAGTATTTAAAGGACAGATTGTGGAGCAAAGTTCAAGGTTGGATTGAGAACACAATGTCTTCAGCAGGTAAAGAGGTACTGGTCAAATCAGTTGCCCACGCAGTACCAGTTTATTCCATGTCCTGTTTCAAGCTACCACGGGGTCTGTGTGAACACCTGAACAAGCTTATAAGGAGATTCTGGTGGGGAAGTAAGGAAGGAAAACGAAAGCCACACTGGGTTTCTTGGAAGGATATGACCCAATTGAAAAGCATGGGGGGACTGGGTTTCAAGGATTTTGAGTTGTTTAATCTTGCAATGCTAGCTCGGCAAGCATGGCGACTACTACAAAATCCAAACAGTCTATGTGCGCGTTTGCTCAGGAGTGTATATTACCCAAACAGCTCAATCCTAGACGCCCCCCTTGGCAGCAACCCTAGCCAGATCTGGAGAGCAATCTGCGAGGGCAGGGACACACTACAGCAAGGCCTGATCCGCCGTATCGGCAGTGGAGCTGGGACTGCCATTTGGGCCGATAATTGGCTGCCAAGACCAGAGATGATGAAGCCCTATGGCTGTATAAGCAATAATCCTCCTGTCCTTGTTTCGGAACTGATAgatgccacctccgcgtcatggaATAGACAGAGGGTGCGGGCTTGTTTCTGGCCAATGGATGCTGAAATCATATTACGCATCCCACTATGCACGAGCAATGTGGAAGACTTTTGGGGCTGGGCTTATGAAAAGAACGGAATCTTCTCCGTAAAGTCAGCATACCGAATGCTTGTCAGTACACGGCAACGGCGAGAGGCTTGGTTAGAAAACCGGGGAGGTCCTTCTAGCTCGGTCAGAGAGGAAGGGGAATGGAAGAAGCTGTGGCAAATCAAGGTGCCGGGAAAGATCAGAATGTTCTTATGGAGGCTATCGAAACAATCAATACCAACAAATGATGTTCGTGCACATCGGCACATGGCAAGTTCGAGTGCATGCAATATGTGTGGATCGCTCGATCCATGGAGGCATTCCCTGTTGGAATGTACGATGGCCAGATGTACTTGGCCCTTGGTAGATGAGGAAATGGCACAAGCTATGGCAACAACTACAGAGCCGGACGCAAAAAAATGGTTGTTTGTTCTCATGAACTCATTATCACTTGCCCTCTTTGTGAAGCTGGCCGTCACTCTCTGGGCGATATGGGCGGCACGTCGGAAGGCCATCCACGAGGGGATATTTCAAAGCGCGCAGACTATCCATGGATTCATCAATAGATATATTGATGAGCTGAATATGCTGGCAGAACCCACGCACACACTGAACCAGCGAACGGGCTCTCCTACTGTCACAAGTCAGAGACCAAAGGCGCCACCGGCGGGATACTCAAAAATTCATGTGGACGCAGCTTGTCGCAAGGGAGCTGGAGGCACAGCTGCAGCGGTGTGCAGAGACGCAAATGGGCTGTACTTGGGCAGCTCGGTGCTAGTAATCGGGGGAGTGGATGATCTGGCAAGCTTGGAGACTATAGCATGCAGAGAAGCGCTTGCCTTGGCACAAGACTTAAACCTGAACCACATAGGGATCGCGTCAGATTCAAAAGGGGTGGTTGGTGCAATCAACATGGGAGCTAGAGGAGAAAATGGAGCAATCATAAGTGAGATCAATAGCTTAGCATCTTCTTTTACTTGTAATTTTTCTTTTGAGGGTCGTGCTGCAAACACTGAGGCACATAACTTAGCCAAGTTCGCTCTCTCGCTGGGGTTGGGCCGCCATGTTTGGTTAGGGAAACCCCATGACGTGAGACGTATCCCACTATCTGTGGATTTTGCTGAATAAAACTTGGTGATTTGCTCAAAAAAAACCAGTGGGAGAGAATATCGCGTGGAAACCAACTTTCGGTAGAAACTACGTTATAGTTTTGaggtttcaaaaaaaatctaatAAATACAGTATGTTTTCTTAACACAGTACAATCGTAGATGCTTACAAACACACACATACATTCAGTTAAATATGTGAAGTTTTAGCATGTGAAATTTCAAGTTCAAACACAAATTCTTTATGAGGTAAAAACAAAATCAACATTAAATAGTGGCAGAAAATATCACAATTCATTGTTGATTTTATTGACCGTTGTTTTGATCATTTCAAATATATATTTTTCTCGCTTAGGCATGGCTTGGGTCTTGTATGACTTTCCTCTTTACTGATGTGTTTTTTTCTTTTATATGTGTGCTCATGTTGATTGTGTGCATTCTAATTATGCAGAGGTCAGGTGTATGGTCATTGTGTTCGTATCCCCTTGCTTCATTTTCAATAAAATCCACCTTTGTTAAAAAAAACCTTCGGCCGCTTCATTTCCAATAAAATCTACCCTTTTCATCACGTCCACGCTCATTTCCAATAAAATCTACCCTTTTCATCACGTCCGCTGCGTGTGGCTGGACGTAGATCGGAAAGTGAAACGTCTTGTGCAAAGCAGTTCCGTTGTAAATATTGGGTCCGTGAATCTCGCACGCCCGCGATCACCCAGCTGGCCATCTCGCTTGACCATTCGCCTATCTCCATACCTTTCAATTTTTCTCACCCAAGGTGTGAATTTATTGCAAATATATAATGAATGTCTACAGCATTTTACTCCACATTTACACTTGCAAATTTTAAAGCCAAAACATGACTGCACATGTTCTATGCAGGAAAACATTTTAATACAGCCTAAATAGACGCTAATTTTTTCAAAACGGACAAACATTCACAGTTTGATCTATTTGTACGCAACAAATGTGGATATTTTTGCTCAGTTTTGCAAGTGCATAAGCTATAGCATGGTAAACATCAATGATTTTTTTTTGTCCAAGTGGAGATAAGCATTTACATATTCTCAGTCACCAAGAGTAGCATTCGCGAGAAACTTGGAAACATCAAagcatcaaagcatcaacaatGCAAGCAGCACAAAAACGTTGATACAGGAGGGTTATGAGCAAAACATACAATGTTTGATATTTGTAATTAAGCTAGTTCTGAATATTAAGGCATGCAGTTTGCACCGAGTTAAAGACTGATGGTAATTTCTATCAACAGGCAAAAATACGCGTGTAGATGCGACCAGAACACGCAACCTTTTCTGAGGTGATTCTACAACAAAGGTGAGTTTCTGAATGCGAGAAAAGAAAAACCCAAGTGAGTCTTGTTGCCGCTAGTACTGCCCCTGTTCTGGGGAAGGTCAAGCAGATCCATCCTCTGTCCATTGTTTGTGAATCTGAAACTCAAACGATGTTGGGCATAAGTTATAGGTGAAGGAACGCTTGTGACAAACAACGTCTGTGATGCTGAAATAGCTTAGCCAAATAAAGTACCTATGGCATGCAAAGAATATAGGAAGCCATCATCTTCTCCTTGGAGCAGCAATTGGCGCCCTTTGTGCTGGAGCTTGACCCTGCCCTCCAGCTTGCTCCTCCGGTATGTTTGCTGCTGCTGTGACAGCGTTCATGACAATGAGACCAAGAGGAATGATGTACATCCACTGCAAAGCAGGAAGCAGCAGTCAGATTCAAGGAAAAGGATACGACAACATTTCGAGTCATGCAGACACCAACGGAAAAAAATCAAACAATATACATGTGATATTTATAACTGTACTCACATATTTAGCCCAGAAAGATTTCTCAGGTGGTTTCATCACTTCACCGAGTCCACTCTCAGTTTCTATTAATTGCTCTACAAATGATGGAGTTCTGCAAGTGCACAACTTAGTTAGAACAAGGAACCAGGTGTCAATTGAGAGAGGCTAGGTTTGAGACCGTTCTTTAGCAATAGGTTTGTTGCTGGAAAAAGGTCACTAAGATAAATGTGAAGTGCCACCTCTCTGGTGCTCTGCATATTATTTTTGTCTTAACCTCGATAAAGCAGAGATTTACCTTGGTGCTTGGTCAGCAGTCTTCAGAATAGTGTATGAATTGAATGTCCATTTTGACGGCTGGAACAAGAATTTCAGCATTGTAAATAGAAGCATTATCTTTCATCAGCAGACACACACGGTATACTTAACGGGTGAAACATCAACATGCATTCTGTGATGCTATTTTACAATAATTGCGGGAGTTTAATCTAGGCAGCATAACTCTCTTTTATATGTTTATAGTATGTGCGTGCATTTTGCTGGTACGGTACAGTTAAAAGGTTATAGGTTATTACTATCAATTATTGACCACATGCAACTCCATAAACAAGGTTTCAAGCAAGACAACTTACTACTTTCATTGGCCGGGGATATTGGCATCCACCAACGGAACCATAATTAACAGCCAAAATATTTACACCGTCCTGCAAATGACACAGCAAAGCCTAATGTGAGCCAAATAGTCAAATACCCAAGAGACATTCATCTATAGAAAATGATCATTCCTTCAAAAATTTCA
This genomic window from Aegilops tauschii subsp. strangulata cultivar AL8/78 chromosome 4, Aet v6.0, whole genome shotgun sequence contains:
- the LOC109744674 gene encoding COBRA-like protein 2 produces the protein MAATSLLRMRLCAALALLLLLVGAVPSTEAYDPLDPTGNITIKWDITQWTADGYIAVVSINNYQKYRHIQAPGWHLGWAWTKKEVIWGMMGAQTIEQGDCSQFKGNIPHCCRRDPTTVDLLPGAPNGMQVGNCCKGGVLSSWVQDPVNAVASFQITVGRSGTSNRTVKAPKNFTLKAPGPGYTCGAAQKVKPPTKFISPDGRRTTQAHVTWDVICTYSQFVAQRGPACCVALSSFYNETIVDCPKCSCGCQNNITNPGSCVEVNSPYLASVVNGPGKGSSTPLVRCSPHMCPIKVHWHVKANYRDYWRVKITISNWNYRTNYSQWNLVVQHPNFDNVTTIFSFNYKALNPYGVINDTAMLWGLKYYNDLLMVAGPNGNVQSELLFRKDPSTFTFEKGWGFPRRIYFNGESCVMPQPDLYPWLPSSSPRLTKTAFLALAIVACAMVAFLYNHLVLDKYCGKS